One region of Yersinia bercovieri ATCC 43970 genomic DNA includes:
- the dhaM gene encoding dihydroxyacetone kinase phosphoryl donor subunit DhaM, which yields MVNLVVVSHSALLAQGVAELAQQMTQGGCQLAVAAGVDDLDHPIGTDAIKVMEAIESVYTPSGVLVLMDLGSALLSAETALELLAPDIAQHVELCAAPLVEGTLAAVVAASSGASLADVRAEAMGALAAKAAQLGENVAEPVSSAVAKSAPDAQSVSWVVRNPNGLHVRPAAKLVEVLAPFAADLLLEKNGQCVNPRSLNQLAILQVRKGDTIRLLASGQQAGEALDAFMQLAQQHFGESVTTTSASGFTGVMVPRRAISAPLLQWLPALPVFMPRTINAEQIAHEQQRLHQALAQTMEDLQQLMQQAEQQISTEAAAIFNAHGMLIDDDDLHQALDARIANQLICAESALQDELMAMVADYLALDDEYLRVRELDIRDILHRTLGHLTGLPPVPLSVEGEIILLAEELLPSQMIGLHHGQVKGICLSKGHIMSHSAILAKELDIPMLVGAVGCLEASRNGQTALLDTAVGILKLQ from the coding sequence ATGGTCAATCTCGTTGTAGTTTCTCATAGCGCGCTGCTGGCTCAGGGTGTGGCCGAACTGGCACAGCAAATGACACAAGGGGGCTGCCAGCTAGCGGTTGCCGCCGGTGTAGACGACCTGGATCATCCGATTGGCACGGATGCCATTAAAGTGATGGAGGCCATTGAATCAGTTTATACCCCATCGGGTGTACTGGTATTGATGGATTTAGGCAGCGCTTTGCTCAGTGCAGAAACCGCACTTGAGCTACTGGCCCCCGATATCGCGCAGCACGTGGAACTCTGCGCCGCGCCACTGGTAGAAGGGACACTGGCCGCAGTGGTGGCAGCATCATCCGGCGCTTCATTGGCCGATGTTCGCGCTGAAGCCATGGGGGCGCTGGCAGCTAAGGCCGCTCAGTTAGGGGAAAATGTCGCGGAACCTGTCAGTAGCGCGGTGGCCAAATCAGCGCCCGATGCCCAGAGTGTCAGTTGGGTGGTGCGCAACCCTAATGGTTTGCATGTGCGGCCTGCGGCTAAATTGGTCGAAGTGCTGGCCCCCTTCGCCGCTGATTTACTGCTGGAGAAAAATGGGCAGTGTGTCAATCCACGTAGCCTGAATCAACTGGCTATTTTGCAAGTGCGCAAGGGCGATACCATCCGTCTGCTCGCCAGTGGTCAGCAGGCTGGTGAGGCGCTGGATGCTTTTATGCAGCTGGCTCAACAGCACTTTGGTGAGTCGGTGACCACAACCAGCGCCAGTGGATTCACTGGCGTAATGGTTCCTCGCCGAGCAATTAGCGCACCACTGCTACAGTGGCTGCCCGCGCTCCCTGTATTTATGCCGCGCACTATTAATGCTGAGCAGATTGCTCATGAACAGCAGCGTCTACATCAAGCGTTAGCGCAAACAATGGAAGATTTGCAGCAATTGATGCAGCAGGCAGAACAGCAGATAAGCACTGAGGCAGCGGCGATTTTCAATGCTCACGGGATGTTGATTGACGATGATGATTTGCATCAAGCGCTGGATGCACGTATAGCGAATCAGCTTATCTGCGCGGAATCGGCATTGCAGGATGAATTGATGGCGATGGTGGCAGATTATCTGGCACTGGATGATGAATATTTGCGTGTCCGCGAACTGGATATCCGCGATATTCTGCATCGCACACTGGGCCACCTGACGGGATTACCACCGGTTCCACTTTCAGTTGAGGGTGAAATTATACTATTAGCCGAGGAGTTGCTGCCATCCCAGATGATTGGGCTGCATCACGGGCAGGTAAAAGGCATCTGTTTAAGCAAAGGGCATATTATGTCTCATAGCGCTATTTTGGCGAAAGAGTTGGATATTCCAATGCTAGTCGGTGCTGTGGGTTGCCTTGAGGCGAGTCGTAATGGGCAAACCGCTTTATTAGATACCGCAGTTGGGATATTGAAACTCCAATAG
- the dhaL gene encoding dihydroxyacetone kinase subunit DhaL yields MGLTKQQIVSWLQLCAEVFSEQRDFLTQLDTEIGDGDHGLNMNRGFNKVVEKLPSFADKDIGFILKNTGMTLLSSVGGASGPLFGTFFIRAAQSTNAKQSLDLAAVCQMFKDGVEGVVMRGKAEPGDKTMCDVWWAVVAQLEQANQQGVPLVDALQQTVDRAQQALAGTITMQARKGRASYLGERSIGHQDPGATSAMLMMQALWQVASH; encoded by the coding sequence ATGGGACTCACCAAACAACAAATTGTCAGTTGGTTACAGCTTTGTGCTGAGGTTTTCAGTGAACAGCGCGATTTTCTGACGCAGTTGGATACCGAAATCGGCGACGGCGACCACGGCCTGAATATGAATCGTGGGTTTAATAAAGTGGTCGAAAAGTTACCCTCTTTTGCCGATAAAGATATTGGTTTTATCCTGAAAAATACCGGCATGACGCTGCTTTCAAGTGTCGGAGGGGCGAGTGGCCCACTGTTTGGCACCTTCTTTATCCGCGCCGCGCAAAGCACCAATGCTAAGCAGAGTCTGGATCTGGCAGCCGTGTGTCAGATGTTCAAAGATGGTGTTGAAGGGGTGGTGATGCGCGGTAAAGCTGAGCCGGGTGATAAAACCATGTGTGATGTTTGGTGGGCGGTGGTCGCGCAACTTGAGCAGGCAAATCAGCAAGGGGTGCCGCTGGTGGATGCTTTGCAGCAAACTGTTGATCGCGCTCAACAAGCACTGGCCGGGACTATCACGATGCAGGCCCGCAAGGGGCGCGCCAGCTATCTTGGCGAGCGCAGCATTGGTCATCAAGACCCAGGGGCAACATCAGCCATGCTGATGATGCAGGCGCTATGGCAGGTTGCCAGCCATTAA
- a CDS encoding MFS transporter translates to MNIESQQKKKSIILSLLFFIHGAVYASLVPWLPEIKERFELSNAMVGIMVSAIPAGSITFGLLSNRFINFIGLYWATNITFLFLIICISIVPFSSSWYGIILTLFLFGISDSWGDTCINVQAINVQKSSGQSLINRFHGVGSIGTIWGGVIAVTAIGVGLSMAQFSLTIFCINLTMLTTYIIFFRGVKPQGEVFSQGSHKQKISYSENQLYVIPLILLVFTCGIEETASIWGAIYMKEYYEASPAISGLPYLGCQICMAIGRIFGDYFTNKFGKMNTLKCGVIIAALGVITVVSIYSSPFTILGFSLIGLGISVVFPLVISFIGQLPNINATNGITFATWTSRIGLLITPPILGILADMTSLRFALIAIFIGCLFILLLINILSRKLIELDS, encoded by the coding sequence ATGAATATTGAAAGTCAGCAAAAAAAGAAAAGCATAATATTATCACTCCTATTTTTTATTCATGGGGCGGTATACGCCAGCTTAGTACCTTGGCTGCCTGAAATAAAAGAGCGTTTTGAGCTAAGTAACGCTATGGTTGGGATCATGGTTTCAGCAATTCCAGCAGGTTCGATTACTTTTGGTTTGCTCTCTAACAGATTTATAAACTTCATTGGCTTATATTGGGCGACAAATATAACTTTTTTATTTCTCATTATTTGTATATCAATAGTCCCTTTTTCATCATCATGGTATGGCATAATTCTAACACTTTTTTTATTTGGTATTTCTGACTCTTGGGGAGATACCTGCATCAATGTGCAGGCTATTAATGTACAAAAATCATCAGGTCAGAGCCTCATTAATCGGTTTCATGGTGTCGGCAGTATTGGCACAATTTGGGGAGGAGTCATCGCCGTAACTGCTATTGGTGTTGGCCTTTCAATGGCACAATTTAGCCTGACCATATTTTGTATAAATTTAACCATGCTAACGACTTACATTATATTTTTTCGAGGCGTAAAACCACAAGGTGAAGTTTTTAGTCAAGGAAGTCATAAGCAAAAAATAAGTTATTCAGAGAACCAACTATATGTTATTCCATTAATTTTACTTGTATTCACATGTGGTATAGAGGAAACAGCCAGTATCTGGGGTGCAATCTACATGAAGGAGTATTATGAGGCCTCTCCGGCTATTTCCGGCTTGCCCTATTTAGGTTGTCAAATATGCATGGCTATTGGTCGTATCTTTGGTGACTATTTCACCAACAAGTTCGGTAAGATGAACACATTAAAGTGTGGCGTTATCATCGCTGCATTAGGTGTAATAACTGTAGTAAGTATTTATTCATCCCCTTTCACAATATTAGGTTTCTCATTAATAGGATTGGGAATTTCAGTTGTCTTTCCATTAGTTATTTCATTTATTGGCCAACTGCCTAATATCAATGCCACTAACGGGATCACCTTTGCTACCTGGACATCAAGGATTGGTCTACTGATTACCCCGCCAATACTCGGTATATTGGCGGACATGACATCATTAAGATTCGCATTAATTGCTATATTTATTGGCTGCTTATTTATTTTGCTATTAATTAATATCTTATCCAGGAAATTAATTGAATTAGACAGTTAA
- a CDS encoding glycosyltransferase family 4 protein, producing MSRNKLSENETKKLKIGIIHLATEGIQLFVGGVGSYIRGQIQALPAVIDLLADNNITLEPHFIEIACSKYHIFFDNNCRTHYVNKIHTMGGTFSTVPNMTQGKGVGCSWPYGDTFLGNLQNWQTSSAAGAAKIIDISANYDITLAFCHELPFSFTPLIARLHAAMEEINLKIIYISHGTAFNHEMPLPNPERLMAESFPIHWAKIDTNIKLGHISQFMAGHLMTQFGADPHSFIPVPAGININDPWFRLRSDQEISHILSQHEIPLARPLAITLGRGVHYKRHDLLLKASCYLGNDIHPVIVSDPVLPELLALASQLRIQPSIINSFDRELMACLIQWRNTRVCVLSAENEPNGLIPMESRWLAREQGALLVVADSGGLSEQVEHGIDGFRHIAGDAENLAEVIHHIYQLSEVEIDNIRRAGATRIKTRHQWENQILAPLACLIPQIAALD from the coding sequence ATGTCGAGAAATAAGCTATCGGAGAATGAAACCAAAAAACTGAAAATTGGCATTATTCATTTAGCCACTGAAGGTATTCAACTGTTCGTGGGGGGCGTAGGATCGTATATTCGAGGGCAGATTCAAGCATTGCCCGCTGTTATTGATCTGTTGGCTGATAATAATATCACTCTGGAACCTCATTTTATTGAGATTGCCTGTAGCAAATATCATATTTTCTTTGATAACAATTGTCGCACCCACTATGTAAATAAAATCCACACTATGGGGGGCACTTTTTCTACTGTACCCAATATGACTCAAGGGAAAGGCGTGGGGTGCTCATGGCCCTATGGTGATACTTTTCTTGGTAATTTACAGAACTGGCAAACATCCTCTGCCGCAGGGGCAGCAAAAATTATAGATATCAGTGCAAATTATGATATCACTTTGGCTTTCTGCCATGAGCTTCCCTTCTCATTTACCCCATTAATTGCGCGTCTACATGCGGCGATGGAAGAGATTAATTTAAAGATTATCTATATCTCTCATGGCACCGCATTTAATCATGAAATGCCATTGCCGAATCCTGAACGTCTGATGGCAGAATCATTCCCCATCCACTGGGCCAAGATCGATACTAATATCAAACTCGGTCATATCAGCCAGTTTATGGCGGGCCATTTAATGACACAATTCGGCGCTGATCCACACTCATTTATTCCAGTACCGGCTGGGATAAATATCAATGACCCCTGGTTTCGGCTACGCAGTGATCAGGAAATAAGCCACATACTGTCACAACATGAGATCCCGCTAGCACGCCCATTAGCGATAACTCTCGGGAGAGGGGTGCATTACAAGCGCCATGATTTATTACTCAAAGCGAGTTGTTATCTGGGTAATGACATTCATCCGGTGATTGTCAGTGATCCTGTTTTACCCGAATTATTGGCATTAGCCAGCCAACTTAGGATACAGCCCTCAATAATAAATTCGTTTGATCGAGAACTTATGGCGTGCCTTATTCAATGGCGCAACACCCGTGTTTGCGTGCTTTCGGCCGAAAATGAGCCAAATGGTTTAATTCCAATGGAGTCGCGCTGGCTAGCCAGAGAGCAGGGGGCGTTATTAGTTGTTGCCGACTCCGGGGGGTTAAGTGAGCAAGTCGAACATGGTATTGATGGATTCCGACATATTGCCGGAGATGCAGAAAATCTGGCGGAGGTGATACATCATATTTACCAATTATCTGAAGTTGAAATAGATAATATTCGGCGGGCGGGCGCAACACGAATAAAAACACGACACCAATGGGAAAACCAAATTTTGGCACCGCTGGCATGTCTCATTCCTCAAATAGCAGCCCTTGATTGA
- a CDS encoding GMC oxidoreductase — translation MNIIDTHTLNNENDPSSEINVLILGAGMSGLELAKHLNLRSVKNIVVIDVGPTGDCRHINVGDEYQYADEFWKNEESDKYAFRPWRSLSEPHFSKGSCLRRRVGGRSLYWHGVILPIEADALKFWPTQIVSDLTEAWLDGPPLYTQVQSEILAWAEKSHNADDSFKFANFEFEITPQAIRNMGSSDRWEAYSPLSYWTEAGPSETLPPIISGYEAIAIMIKNGYCIGAKLRNIESNEIHHVLADKCVLALGTIENSRLAAQALYDSGHLIEKKMTGLVDHIVQGFNVTLEYHAVPIMIRALIEKHPDTIFFSRSLSGERFNLFFTLSQSSFGVELEVWAMGEQIPSIDGFIKVESDYDVIPLSISCHLTNEDNILIHKEQDELNIFWHEICQQIKIPFAPLDFDGGFSVHARTMGDVYYEFHSPSRNVNYNVPATWISPLGTENHESSTLPLGGILNEKHKFNNINNLYAIGPSTFPRPGAANPSLTTLALSRRLAYILD, via the coding sequence ATGAATATTATAGATACCCATACTCTCAATAATGAAAATGACCCCTCCTCTGAGATAAACGTTTTAATCCTGGGTGCCGGGATGTCAGGTTTAGAATTGGCCAAGCACTTAAATCTTCGATCAGTTAAAAACATTGTTGTTATTGACGTGGGGCCAACAGGTGATTGTCGCCATATAAATGTCGGTGACGAATATCAGTATGCTGATGAGTTTTGGAAAAATGAGGAGTCAGATAAGTATGCTTTCCGGCCCTGGCGATCATTAAGTGAACCCCATTTCTCAAAAGGGAGCTGTCTACGTCGAAGAGTCGGCGGCCGATCACTTTACTGGCATGGCGTAATTCTTCCCATTGAAGCCGATGCCCTTAAATTTTGGCCAACACAAATTGTCAGTGACCTCACTGAAGCCTGGTTAGATGGCCCACCACTTTATACTCAGGTACAGTCTGAAATATTGGCATGGGCAGAAAAGAGTCATAATGCTGATGACTCATTCAAATTTGCTAATTTTGAATTTGAAATCACGCCTCAAGCCATCCGTAATATGGGTTCATCAGACCGCTGGGAAGCCTACTCACCATTATCCTATTGGACCGAAGCGGGGCCATCAGAAACTCTTCCACCCATTATTTCTGGCTATGAAGCTATCGCGATTATGATTAAAAATGGGTACTGCATTGGAGCAAAATTACGCAATATTGAGTCAAACGAAATACACCACGTATTAGCAGATAAGTGTGTTCTCGCCTTAGGCACTATTGAGAATTCACGTTTAGCCGCGCAGGCACTTTATGATTCAGGACATTTGATAGAGAAGAAAATGACCGGCCTTGTTGACCATATTGTACAAGGATTTAATGTGACACTCGAGTATCACGCCGTGCCTATTATGATCAGGGCATTAATTGAAAAGCATCCGGATACTATCTTTTTTAGTCGCAGTCTGTCCGGTGAACGATTTAATCTGTTCTTTACACTTAGCCAATCAAGCTTTGGGGTTGAATTAGAAGTATGGGCTATGGGCGAACAGATTCCATCGATTGATGGGTTTATTAAGGTTGAGAGTGATTATGACGTTATTCCATTATCAATTTCATGTCATTTAACCAATGAGGACAATATATTAATCCATAAAGAACAAGATGAATTAAATATATTTTGGCATGAAATATGCCAACAAATAAAGATACCATTTGCACCGCTAGATTTTGACGGCGGTTTTAGTGTCCATGCCAGAACCATGGGTGATGTCTATTATGAGTTTCACTCGCCATCAAGAAACGTTAACTATAATGTCCCTGCAACATGGATAAGCCCGCTGGGAACAGAAAATCATGAAAGCAGCACCCTTCCTCTTGGGGGAATACTGAATGAAAAGCATAAATTCAATAATATAAATAACTTATATGCTATCGGCCCGAGTACATTCCCACGTCCCGGCGCAGCTAATCCTTCGTTAACCACACTCGCCCTATCTCGTCGACTCGCCTATATTTTAGATTAA
- a CDS encoding glycosyltransferase family 4 protein — MKKMKWAVISGDGLPTSGLLTIFRNVAEIAIRNNIIINEIPADLGFSWRPDKKCFFPAGSERSHYPTWMKVSYIHQYSTCNNTYGDSFSHIRSKISKYESLTTTEINDVKQEMASISEVYEDYFINWFENNAVDWVFCLNLTLSDAAPVSLALHNAAKKYWDRKDNGGIIFWDHDLFNSYAIYENEERLYPKEPNPLTPIPQNNAYTKWIVASEALANECSCYPTNIKPDVIPNILPTIELSGLKEEHIAFLSQHNILAGSTIIIVPVRVFRVKGIEISISVFSELINIYQEKKLCTPKLLIFGNVNEDPEYASELIAQVEHLNLEGDIIFLDEVPLQTYKDSDNKWYLDEIDLLTICHALSGAVLFTPNVENVESVGLGPALAAIAELPCAVTHYSAFTEFYGAGYQHIKVMPNHPKDAAQQLCEWMHQHATGEEKIKKLLANNQQLVQEKFPQAPWERFIHQLQ, encoded by the coding sequence ATGAAGAAAATGAAGTGGGCGGTTATATCAGGAGATGGGCTTCCGACCAGTGGGCTACTTACCATATTTAGGAATGTAGCAGAAATTGCGATAAGAAATAATATTATCATTAATGAAATACCCGCGGATTTAGGGTTTTCCTGGCGGCCAGACAAAAAATGCTTTTTCCCTGCTGGCAGTGAAAGATCGCATTATCCAACATGGATGAAAGTGAGTTATATCCATCAATATTCAACCTGTAATAATACTTATGGCGATAGTTTTTCTCATATCAGAAGTAAAATTTCAAAATATGAGTCATTAACAACTACAGAAATTAACGATGTTAAGCAGGAGATGGCTTCAATTTCTGAAGTCTATGAAGATTACTTTATTAATTGGTTTGAAAATAATGCGGTTGATTGGGTGTTCTGCTTAAATCTAACACTTTCTGATGCTGCCCCTGTTAGCCTTGCGCTCCATAACGCCGCGAAAAAGTATTGGGATAGAAAAGATAACGGCGGTATTATTTTCTGGGATCATGACCTCTTCAATAGTTATGCCATTTATGAAAATGAAGAGAGATTATACCCGAAAGAGCCAAATCCATTGACACCAATACCACAAAATAATGCTTATACTAAATGGATAGTCGCCTCTGAAGCACTGGCAAATGAGTGTAGTTGCTACCCAACAAATATTAAGCCAGATGTCATCCCAAACATATTACCAACGATTGAGCTATCTGGCCTCAAAGAAGAACATATCGCGTTTTTAAGCCAACATAATATATTGGCAGGTTCAACTATTATTATAGTCCCTGTTCGAGTATTTAGAGTTAAAGGGATCGAAATATCAATAAGTGTATTTAGTGAACTAATTAATATTTATCAAGAGAAAAAACTATGTACCCCAAAGTTACTGATATTCGGCAATGTGAATGAAGATCCTGAGTATGCATCAGAGTTAATAGCACAGGTAGAGCACCTCAATCTAGAGGGTGATATTATTTTCTTAGATGAAGTCCCATTGCAAACTTATAAAGACAGCGATAATAAGTGGTATTTAGATGAAATAGACTTACTGACAATTTGCCATGCTTTGTCTGGGGCGGTTTTATTTACCCCTAATGTAGAAAATGTCGAAAGCGTCGGTTTAGGCCCGGCTCTTGCAGCTATTGCCGAACTCCCCTGCGCAGTAACCCACTATTCTGCTTTCACCGAGTTCTATGGGGCTGGATATCAACATATAAAAGTGATGCCAAATCACCCAAAGGATGCCGCACAACAGTTGTGCGAGTGGATGCACCAGCATGCAACTGGAGAAGAGAAGATTAAAAAATTATTAGCCAACAATCAGCAGCTTGTTCAAGAAAAATTCCCTCAAGCCCCCTGGGAAAGATTTATACATCAATTGCAGTAA
- a CDS encoding carbamoyltransferase, protein MCKPIYILGTALSHDGSTCLMKDGEIIVAIEKERLSRVKHDGFNDNKTIQYCLEAEGIEYHDLSLIVEQNCYNPLFSEQLAERKNRVLPAMVPIVTISHHLAHAYSAVGTSPFDDMGVVVIDGHGGSLDNCNDIVENIDSINNIHINNRYRYWEICSYYVYQDGKMKPIFKDFSRWVNRKKRRDYPVSTWEIENSIGEFYEGIALYIFGELDCAGKLMGLAPYGRPHIIDWEPFFFDAGKVVLRNDWWVNIDPLLNTSPTHFKDNFQYYSDLAYWAQSKLEEALFYLFDYYYHLHPMKHFAYAGGVALNATANEKLINGCDFEDLYIQPAAGDNGLSIGCCYYGWLEVLKKERVRHSGSTYFGKVYGDIIVAQELEKHAESIEYHYYDDIETIAAKSIAAGDVIAWFQGASEFGPRALGNRSILADPRNSNMRDHINANVKYREDFRPFAPAVLHEKMHDYFELNHDSDYMLFIAYVKAQYQFDLPSIVHVDGSARVQTVKKEINKKFHKLITSFFAETRIPILLNTSLNTKGMPIVETPSDAINLFLSCGLDLLFIDNYKISKKKTNLIAQGRSNY, encoded by the coding sequence ATGTGCAAACCCATTTATATTCTCGGCACCGCCTTATCTCATGATGGCTCAACCTGCTTAATGAAAGATGGAGAGATTATCGTTGCCATTGAGAAAGAGAGGTTATCCAGAGTTAAACATGATGGCTTTAATGATAATAAAACTATCCAATACTGTTTAGAGGCTGAGGGTATTGAATATCATGACCTCTCACTGATAGTAGAGCAAAACTGTTACAATCCATTATTTAGTGAACAATTAGCAGAACGAAAAAATAGAGTTTTACCCGCAATGGTTCCTATTGTGACCATTTCTCATCATTTGGCACATGCTTATAGTGCGGTAGGCACATCACCTTTTGATGATATGGGTGTGGTAGTTATTGATGGGCATGGTGGTAGTTTAGATAACTGTAATGACATTGTTGAAAATATTGACAGCATAAACAACATTCATATTAATAATCGTTACCGCTACTGGGAGATCTGTAGCTACTACGTTTATCAAGATGGCAAAATGAAACCCATATTCAAAGACTTCTCTCGCTGGGTTAATCGAAAAAAACGCAGAGATTACCCCGTCTCAACCTGGGAAATAGAGAACTCTATTGGTGAGTTCTATGAAGGGATCGCGCTGTATATTTTTGGTGAGTTGGATTGTGCCGGTAAATTGATGGGGTTAGCCCCTTATGGCAGGCCCCATATTATTGATTGGGAACCCTTCTTTTTCGACGCTGGCAAAGTTGTACTGCGTAATGATTGGTGGGTGAATATAGATCCACTGCTCAATACCAGCCCAACTCATTTTAAGGATAATTTCCAATACTATTCAGATCTAGCTTATTGGGCGCAATCTAAGCTTGAGGAGGCGCTATTTTATCTATTTGATTATTACTATCATCTTCATCCGATGAAGCACTTTGCTTATGCCGGTGGTGTCGCCTTAAATGCCACAGCAAATGAGAAACTGATTAATGGATGTGATTTTGAGGATCTCTATATTCAACCGGCGGCGGGTGACAATGGGTTATCTATCGGTTGTTGCTATTATGGTTGGTTAGAGGTACTGAAAAAAGAGCGAGTCAGACACTCAGGTTCCACCTATTTTGGTAAAGTCTATGGCGATATAATCGTCGCACAAGAACTTGAGAAACATGCAGAGAGTATCGAGTACCATTATTATGATGATATTGAAACTATTGCAGCGAAGTCTATTGCTGCAGGTGATGTTATTGCCTGGTTTCAGGGCGCGTCTGAATTTGGGCCACGTGCCTTAGGCAATAGAAGTATTTTGGCCGATCCCCGAAACTCAAATATGAGAGATCATATTAATGCTAATGTGAAGTACCGAGAGGATTTTCGACCTTTTGCACCGGCGGTTTTACACGAAAAAATGCATGACTATTTCGAGTTGAATCATGATAGTGACTACATGTTATTTATTGCCTATGTGAAAGCACAGTACCAATTTGATTTACCCTCAATTGTCCATGTCGATGGCAGTGCCCGGGTGCAGACAGTAAAAAAGGAGATTAATAAGAAATTCCATAAATTGATAACGTCATTTTTTGCAGAGACTAGAATACCTATCCTACTGAATACTTCGTTGAATACGAAAGGAATGCCCATTGTTGAGACGCCCAGCGATGCCATTAACTTATTTTTAAGTTGTGGTTTAGATTTATTGTTTATTGATAATTACAAGATATCCAAGAAAAAAACCAATTTAATAGCGCAAGGAAGGTCGAACTATTAA
- a CDS encoding 2OG-Fe dioxygenase family protein: MDLKYKIIKFNTNEFEINIDSIKQEMPFKLLTWDVNDIKISQLKLLIDLHFDDKAIILQEAQHYLDDELAPKNIQNLISMLTDEAKNIFYAYKPFRKRSISRFIAEYINERWVVNNIELPELVGFTQRADHPLDLRQLIRKFPPMALATRRSPTLKALIKNFVEILCECEPHKKPTKIEVTCHQISLQIDDSTPSVCNSPEGLHQDGSDYIVSALVIDKYNIEGGTSQLYCAEKQEFIKSHTLEPGEGLFHIDNNSTIWHKVTPITLKEPSMKIGYRNILGFDFNCI; the protein is encoded by the coding sequence ATGGACTTAAAATATAAAATAATTAAATTCAACACAAATGAATTTGAAATAAATATAGATTCAATCAAGCAAGAGATGCCATTCAAATTATTAACCTGGGATGTAAATGATATAAAAATATCTCAATTAAAACTATTAATAGACCTACACTTTGATGATAAAGCAATCATTTTACAAGAGGCACAGCACTACCTTGATGATGAATTAGCACCGAAAAACATTCAAAACTTAATATCAATGCTAACAGATGAAGCGAAAAATATTTTTTACGCCTATAAGCCCTTTAGAAAAAGGAGCATAAGCCGATTTATTGCTGAGTATATTAATGAACGATGGGTGGTAAATAATATTGAATTACCCGAATTAGTCGGCTTCACTCAACGAGCTGACCATCCCTTAGATCTAAGGCAATTAATCCGTAAATTCCCCCCCATGGCACTGGCAACCCGTCGCTCCCCCACATTAAAAGCACTAATTAAAAATTTCGTGGAGATTTTGTGTGAATGTGAACCTCATAAAAAACCAACAAAAATTGAAGTTACCTGTCATCAAATATCTTTACAGATTGATGACTCAACACCTTCAGTTTGCAACTCACCAGAAGGTTTACATCAGGATGGAAGCGACTATATCGTATCAGCATTAGTTATTGATAAATACAATATTGAGGGCGGCACAAGTCAACTCTACTGTGCTGAAAAACAGGAATTTATTAAGTCACATACATTAGAACCGGGTGAAGGTTTATTCCATATTGATAATAACTCGACGATTTGGCACAAAGTCACGCCGATAACGCTAAAAGAACCCTCAATGAAAATCGGTTACCGAAACATACTCGGTTTTGATTTCAACTGTATATAG